ttctcctcttttaCTGTGGGACGTGAGCTTCATGTGCTCCAGAAGAGCAGAGAGGTAGAGTGAGAGATTCCTCCAGGGTTAGTACGGTCCTGGACAGCAGAGGATCAGTTTCTTAAAACATGATCCATTTTGGCTCTGGTTTTATACTGAGTCTGAGGGGGTGAGGAGGTCTGTTATATGGAGAGCTGCTGTTAATTCCTCACGTCTTGGTTTTCTGTCAACAAACAGATGTACTTTCCTGTCTAAGTGTTCCTGTTCTCACTATAGTTCCTCTGACATGGAGCAATATATATGTCCTGTGGACCTGTAGAATTTGAAACCAGCCCTTGCATGTACACAAAACACAGGTGCAGATTAAGGGAAGACTTGCAGCTTCCTTTGACATTTAAAGGTAGTAAAGAGAATTAGCAGTTCATTAGGATTGTCCCCCATCCTTCTAATCATTTCATGTATTTCTTCAATGTTTCAATGCCATTCCCTTACTTAAGGGTCCTGATAATCTTACTCTGTGTTGAGGCTTTTAAAGGCATTTGTTGGGGTACTGTTTCTGACTCAGGTTCTTGGACCCAACTTTGTCAACAGTGGTTAGTTCTACTAGAAGTGTACACATGTTAGTCTCTTCAGCAGCCCACATAAATTCCAAGTCAGTTCCTGTAGCTCCTGTGCTGTCAAATGGAGTATGCTAATTGACACTGCTTTATACCAGCTGGAGACCTGGTCCAGTGTGTTGAAAGATGCAGGAGGCAGTTGCTGTGGTGTTTTTAACTTAGTTGGCCCGAAAGGATGTGCAATTCTGTCATTCTCACTAATTCTCTAAATGTTTTCCTCTCAACAGCTCTGAAAAGTCCAGCTgcatttcatgaacaaagaaggaGTTTGGAGCGGGCCAGGGTAAGATCCAGTATTGTCTTTAATGTTTTGGGGAGGTCAAGAGTAGTATTTTGGGCATCCTGTAGCTATAAATGAGATGCAGAAGGGAATCATTCATGTTTTGGATGTGGTACAGCACTATGTAGTCAGAGACCTATTGGATGAGATGTTCTTTAGCTTGTATGTAGTGGTGATTAACCCTCAGTTGTTCCTGAAAACCATTGAATACGATGCCTGGATTTCCCCTGGAGTCTTATTTCTCGAAGTCACTGATATTCTTCTTCCCCACTGTCCATatactttacatttttatttttatgatgtCTGGTTTTGCCCTTATATGCTCCTATCATGTGTAACTCAGTTCCACCTTTGAGTAAACTCTATATTTTCTCTGTTACCTGCACATGCACTTGTTTATCTAGGCCATCAGACATGGAAAATTTAATGGAGAGGATCCCCCCGCCCCAAAAATAATTACACAGACTTCTGGCTGTATGGAAAGAGGAAGCCAGGCGTCACACTTCATGTGGTACCTTTGCTAACTGGGGGGTTTCTTGATGATTTCTGTTCCTCAAAAAGCCTCTGGggatagttttatttttctgattagCCTGCAGAGGAACAAAACCTGTTATGACTGCTGGGctaaattttgtttcaaaagtgaAAGCAACATAAGTTAATAAATTACAGCTGTTATTTAAGATCTGTAAAGGAGCGTTAACACTTTAAACAGTGGAAGGATTGGAACAGAGGACTTTGTGTTAAGACCAGTGTCCCAAaggcttttccttcttctttctcttttttttctaaaacctTCTTATTAAGTTAATATTTTGGTGGGGACAATTGAGCAAGTATGGTGCAGTTTTCTGATTAAcgttaatatttattttctctgaaggCCTATCCTGATGGTCAGTACTTACCAGTCAGTTACCCACTGCTCCCAGATTCCCATTCCTGGGCTCCGTAAAGGGTAGTGTGCTCAGCCCAGGCAGGGTAATCAGGAGCATTGCTCTGTAGCATGTTCTCCAAAGACAGCTAAAAGCAGCTCTGTAAATTAAATGAGTGTTGTTGTAGCATTTAGATGCTGCCTGCCAAGGGACTGAATAGGGTCTTTAAGTTAACAACTAACGTatctttaaacaaataaaaaagtatgCCCAAACCACAAGCCAGTCACCAGTATATGAAAGTATTTGCTGTGAGCAGTGGAACCAGTGCATTTATCtttaatgtaaaaagaaatgtcTTGAATTTCACCCTGACAAATTAGTGGTGTTgcataaaaggggaaaagagagctTTAGCTCTTGAGGAAGTCCTTTACAGTTTCTGTTCTGCAGGCCAGCAGTGCACAGTTTGACTGAGGCGATTACAGTAGAAGGTCATCTTTAGAATAAGCTCATTCTCTGGGTGCTCTGAATCAGAAGATATGCCCCTTCtctgttctgtgtttgtttagatcttagcaacaactaaagatgcttttttctcttctttgtgcTGTCCAAGATTAGCTCACTCCTGAAATTGGTTCTTGCTtgtctgtctttgctgcagACAGAGGACTATCTGAAACGGAAAATCCGGTCCCGTCCAGAGAGATCAGAGCTGGTTAGGATGCACATTCTGGAAGGTATGCCATGTGCTAAACAGGAAAACATGAACAATAAACTTTATCGTAATTACTTATTTATCAGCTTTCTATTTTGCCTCTGGTCCCCAAGTCTTTCTTTCAGTTGAGAGCAGGCTGAAGATCATGCCTGTTGCATGATTTCTTGGGCGGGATTCAACTCTGCTTGCATGGAGATTCTTAGAAGAATCTGTTATGTGAACTCAACTTGTGCAGTTTTGTGTAGCTGAGCAACAATGCAAGAGAATGACCATGGATTGCTCTTCTGTTAAGGGAAGGCACTACAAAATATCCAAGAAGGAGTAAGACAGAATTGATGAAATTAGTAATAAGCACCTCAGTTTCAGAAAGGGGgtactgtgctgctgctgagtaCCACATCTTTGGACCGGAATTGAGTTACATCAGTTTGAGAACAATGAATTTGTCCTATGCTAGAGTCACAAGGGCTACTATAGTAATATTTATAACTTAAATGCACATAATAATGATTGTATCTTTATAGTGCATAGTTGTCGTTATCTGCAACTATTTTTCTGTAGTTACCTACTGTTATCTACAGTAACCTTTCTCCATAGAAGTAAAATACTGCTGAAGTGTAATAGGTTGACCATTGCTGAATTGATaccattttatttactttcccCCAAACAGAGACCTCAGCTGAACCCTCCTTGCAGGCTAAGCAGCTGAAGCTAAAGAGAGCCAGACTGGCAGATGATCTCAATGAGAAGATAGCACAGAGGCCAGGTCCCATGGAGCTGGTGGAGAAGAACATCTTACCTGTGGAATCAAGCCTGAAGGAAGCCATTATTGGTAAGGCCTGAGGAGGATCTGTGTTGAGGGCATTTCCCACAGCAGCTGTGATTTCCTATCAGTCCTTTTGCCTGTCTAAGAAAGTGCAGCCCCTTGGTTGGTCTTGTTTTCCTGTCTCAGAATCACAAGCTTTCAGCCCCAAGGATTCTGAAAAACAGAACTCCCTCCAGCCAGATGGTGCTATGAAGAGATTAAATTATAGGGAGTATGGATGTCCCAGAATAATGTGAAAGCAATTGCATACCCTAAAGACTTGAAAGACTGTTGAAGATTGCATTCCATAGATTCTCTCATTAGAGATCCTTCTCTCAGTCTGACATGTCAGCAACCTTGGTCAGGGAGAACCTACTGACTTACTCAGATCAGGGAGAGGAGACAGAATATAAACAGGTGTGGTGAAACAAAAGCTGTCTGTGAACTTAAAAACTTCAGAGGATTCAacccctttaaaaataaaccagaacagATGTAAATCATGCCAGTGCCATTCCAAGGGCAGAAAGGAATGCTGAGGAGTAGCCTTCCCACTGCCTCAGCAGTGCTCTTTTCCGTCTTCCCAGACTGAGcagtctgtgtgtgtctgtggttATTCATCCCCTTAAATATGCACAGCTACTTTAAAGACAAATGGAACACAACTGTGAGCAAGATGGAATACTTtccatggaaaaggaaaagcacagtaTTGTGGGAGAGCCTGACTTCACCATTGCACAAGAAGTGGTCgaggaagagaaagaatgagCTTCTAAATTGGAACATTAGAGATGTGGCTTCCTTCTGACTGAGCAAAGAACATTTCTCTGGATTTCTGTTGCTTCTGCGTTAGGTGCAAATGATAGTATTTTCATGCTTACCAGAATTAATTTGAGATAATGTAATCTAAAAACCACAAATGTACACTCACATGAATTTGTCTACTGGGCGTGTAGATAGACAGAAATCTTAACAGCTGTCAGGGCTATCACTTAATCCATAGCCTTTGTTGCTTTGCTGGGAAGATTAGAGGACAGTTTGGGATTTTGTCTTAAAGAGGCATTCTGCCTTCCACCACACAGGATGAATATCAAAGAAATCATGACTCAGCCTTACAGTGTCTAATGTTCTTTGGTGTCCATGCCACAGGAGTGGGTTTGGGCAGAGTTAAGTAGCACTTGTCCTGAGCTTGTCTGGCTAAGAAGCAAGGGAAGTGATTCACCCCAGTCTGCACCATTTTATTCTCCTGATAGTGGAGACGAATGTAAACACAACTGATTCAGTTTGGGCTGTGTTCTGTCATTTTTAGTTGGCGCTTTAAGCACAGCTCAGACACATCTCTCTCCATGTCTTCATTAATCTTTATTAAACATCTAGTGTCAAGTGAAATAATTCCTTATTCCACTTCAAAGACCACAGTTGATGTTTGTGTTTTTAGTTGGACAGGTGAACTACCCAAAGGTTGCAGACAATTCCTCCTTTGATGAGGACAGCAGTGATGCCCTCTCCCCAGAACAGCCAGCCAGCCATGAGTCCCAGGGGTCTGTCCCATCACCAATGGACTCCCGGATTTGTGAGCCTCTCCCTAGCACCACTGGCACATCACTAGCTCAGGTGAGAATGTGGTGGCTTCCTGCAGTGCCCTGGAGCTTCACAGCTACTGCTGATTTCTGGCAGAGGATCCTAAAAAGTGGGACCAAAGGATCCTTAAAAGGTGTAGTCTGTGAGATTTCACAAGGGGTCTTTGCTCTGTGTAGCATTGGTGAAGTCCTCTGGTTATTCAGAAGCCCCCATAGTAGTGCCGTGTGGGGAGGGGCAGCAGCCATCACTCGGTGATACAGCCTGTGTGTGACTGATTCTGGTGGGCAAATCTGGGAGGTACAAGTGTGGGATTTTGATTCATTTTCTCCCCTGAGAAGATGTGCTGCTTCTCAGGGATAACTGGAGCAGTGAGTTAAAGGAGTCAGATTAATGACTTGAAACCTGTGCTGCTTCCCTGTAAGTGGACATTTCCTGCACTCtctttaaactgttttcttccttgtatgTGTATTCATCATGCCTTCTTCTGTGTCTGCAGGGTACATCCCAATTGCAGATCAACGCAGACTCCAGTGAAACACTTTTCCTACCTGAACAGCCACCCCCACCTCTGCCACCTCCGCCTCTTCTGCCCCCTAGTCTTACCAATGGGGCAGCTCTTACTGCTGCCAAGCCCCCACCAACACTCATTAAGGTACTGTTTTGGCTGATTTCTTCATAATTGTAGTCTGAAGGAAGATAAGATGGTTACTGTGAAGAAGGTTTGGAGCTGGAAATACTGTGTTGACAGATGCAAAGGAGGGAGAGCTGATTTCTTGTGAGCATCTTCCTCTGACACTGGTTGTAACGTATTTAACATTCTGTAAAATGGGTCCTGAATGCAGAATGTTTTGAAACAATCACGAGTATCTGAGTGAGTCTGCACTGGATGAGCAAGTGATCTGGTGTGCTGGAAAAGGTGACCTGCATTATGGTGCAGTGTaagctgctgcaggtgctgtgACCATACTGTTGCCTAAGTTAGAGAGGCGAGGAAAGACGCTGAGGTCAAATCTGGagaattttgaaatgaaaattccAGTGTATGTTCTGGTTTACATGGGGTGTTatattatttcagtgtttccattCTTACttgcttcctcctttttttctaaatagCAAAGCCAGCCCAAGTCTGCTAGTGAGAAGTCTCAGCGCAGTAAAAAAGCCAAGGAGTTGAAGCCAAAAGTCAAGAAGCTTAAATATCATCAGTATATTCCCCCGGACCAAAAGCAGGACAAGGGAGCTCCTCCCATGGATTCATCCTATGCCAaaatactgcagcagcagcagctctttctcCAGCTTCAGATCCtcaaccagcagcagcagcactacaACTATCAGACCATCCTGCCAGCCCCACCAAAGTATGGGTCCTAAATGGCAGCTCTCTCTTAGGAAGCACTTGCTTTTTCAGTACTGTTATTAGAGGCAATGTGTTCTGGGGTGAGGTGTGGTGATTGGGTGTAACACATGTAAATTTTGCTAGGTTGCAGCAGGCCTCAAAAAGGGCCTGAAGTGAGTCGGTTGCCAGAGTAAGGGTCATGGATATAGTCAAAGGCATTGGTGTGGTTTAATGTCTAGGATGGCACTAGTGACCCAGATGTTTCTGAACTATGTGATTGTTGACACTAGGGCCTTTGTTGCTTTTGTAGCTTGGTTTTGAtgcctgtgttttttctttccctgcaggcctccaggagagcagcagagtgGTGCCAGTGTCCCTGCTGTACGCAGTCTCTCTGCCACAGTCAGCAGCGCATCTTCAGTATCCTCTGGTTCTAGTGGGCTGATGCGACAAAACAGTAATGCTGCAGTGGGCAAGCCTGGCCCTCTCCCTGCCAACCTAGATGAGATGAAGGTAAATTCCTGTGAAGCTGCGTAGCCCCTTTTTTGCCATCGTCGGAGGGCAGTACTGAACAGgcagggctgaagtgggctggcaGGATTTAGTGACAGAAGCTGGTATCGCTACCCTGCAGTCTGTACCTGTGGTGCAGGTTTGTTGGCCTGCAGGAGGGTCAGTTTAGTCCTTTGCCTCATGGCTCTGGTAACTGTTAAGAGTTGTTCTGGATAGAGTGTATGTTCTCTTAAtgtttccccccttttttttccctgattcaGGTAGCAGAGCTGAAGCAAGAGCTGAAGTTGAGGGCCTTGCCTGTCTCAGGCACAAAGACGGACCTGATTGAGCGTCTCAGAGCTTACCAAGAGCAGAACAGTGCAGCCGGCCAAACAACCCCCACTCCCaagcccagcacagcagccGTGCTCCCAAAAGCTGCTGAAGTGGTAGTAGCCTTCCCAGCTGCCAGGCTGAGCACAGGGCCAGCCCTGGTCACCACTGGCATTGCACCAGCAGAAGTAGTTGTGGCCACAGTCACTGGTGGTGGCGTGATGAAGTTTGGCAGCACAGGCTCGACTCCTCCTGTTTCTCCAACTCCTTCTGAGCGCTCGCAGATGAGCACAGGGGATGAGAACTCAGCCACTGGAGACACCTTTGGAGAGATGGTGACCTCACCCCTGACCCAGCTCACCTTGCAGGCATCTCCAGTGCAGTTCCTGGTGAAGGAGGAAAGCTCCAAGTCTGCCTCCTGCAGTGTAAATGCAGCACCCAGGTCGGAGCGGTGCAGCACTGGTAACAGCAAAGATGCAGAAGTTAGGGACAAAGACCAGATGCTGCAGGAGAAGGACAAGCAGATCGAGGAACTCACCCGCATgctgaagcagaagcagcagctggttgAGATGCTTAGACTACAGCTAGAGCAGGAGAAGCGCTCTCAGCAGTCACTACCGGCCCCAGCggctgcaggagaaggagcagccCTTGCCTCCACCCCAGTAGCATTTGGCATTCAGGTCAAGAGTGAAAACGGTTTCCTGAGTTGCCAGTCTGCAAAGCAATCCTGTGGCCAAACAGACCAATTCAGCCCTGCACCAACTGCTAGCCAAATGGACACTTCAAATCCAAGCCCAGTGCCAAAGAAAGCTGTGATGGTGAAGCAGGAGGTGCCAGCTGCGGAAGCAGAGCCACCGTGCCAGTCCCACAGCCCTCGGCTTTTCCTTGGCCAGCAAGGGAGCTCCCTGAGCGACCTCATCAAGGGCAGTCCGCCCCCCACCCTCATCACCGACTCCACAGGGACCCACATCGTCCTCACCGTGACCAAGCAGAGCGCCGAGAGGCAGGGCCTCTCGCCCCATGGGAAGGCAGGGAGTAGCTGTCCGACCTTGCAGGTGGGCAAGGGTTAGATcacatccctgctgcaggcagttgGGTTTGTCTCTCCCTCTTCCTGATCCTAGTTAAGTCAAGCACAGGGTGACTTAATATGGTGGAAATTCAGTGCAGTAAATACTAAAATGGCTGAGTTGCCCACTGCGAGGGCTGGTAGATTATGGCTTTGTAAAACAAAGCAGTGTAAGCAGATCTTCAGCAGAAAGCCTGGAATTTGACAGTGATGAACTGTGTACAGTGATGCAGGACTGACTGTGTGCATCACAGGCTGTTCAGCATTCTTCCAAACACAaactcttctgccttttgtcAGGCAGGATCTCAGGCTTGGAGGACAAGGGTTTGCTGCCACATTTCACTAGTGGCAGAACAACTATGCCTGTGGTAGTCAAAAAAGCAGAGTGTATTTCACCTCTTGTCCTTTACTGGGGAGAGTAGTCAGAATGATAGATAGGTTACCTTATCTACCGAAAGCTGAAACCAGACCCTGAGAGCagtctgtttgtttgctttttgacTGCTCTTTGTTTTAATGCATGTCAGTATTTCAGTGTTAACAGAGTCTTTCATCAGAGATGATCTACTATTCCCTGGCTGGCATGAGCTCAGCACTTAGCAGAATTGTTCCGAGCGTTTCTTCCAGGAAGGAATAAATATGCTTAGGTTTTATGGCATAAGTCAACCCTCAGCATCTTTCATGGCAGAGATGATTTCCATTCTGTGCTGCTACATTTCTTGCACCTTCTGCAGAGCAAGTGGCAGTGTCTGCCACCAGGGACAGGCATGAAGCATTTGCTGTGTAGCAGGCAGCTGTCTAAATACCAGCATCCGGTGTCACTCTTGATACCCTGGTGTATCTCACCTGAACTCCAGCCACTCCTTCAGAAGGGCCCAGGTCCTGTGTCAGGTCTGCTAGCCCTTGAGGGATGTCATGGATAGCCCAGGGATTTAGACTGGTACCACCTCCTCTTTTGGGACTCTGAATCCCATCCCAGTCTGATTTCTCTGCTTGGTGAAACAGAACGAATCACTGAATTCCCTAAAGAATAGCGAGTGGGGGAAAAACAAACTTTATAAATCCTTTGAGAAACACAAGCCTTGCTCCATGTTGTGTCTGGGGAATGGATACCCTTCTCATGGAtacccttttctttccagaaagtACAATCATCACCCGCTAAAACTTCCAGCCAACCACCGTGTCAGCTACCTGCAAGCACCCCTCAGCAGCCCacgcagcagcagaagcagccgCAGCAGCCCAGAGGACTAAACCAGTCTGTCAGAAAGGTAGCTCACTCCttgctccctttccttccttgtttttctttgcctgcTGCCAGGGTTTGTagcagtgctgggaagggaaCACGTGCACAATCCTGGTCAGATACCATCATCACAGCAAGTGAGCTCTCACAGCAGCTTCTGCCACAGCTTGCAGCTGCATGAGATGTTTGGTTTTGAGTTTGAACATGGCAGCAGAAAGGGTGTCTGGCACAGCCTCtccattccccctcctcctcctgaaCTAGCTGTAAGGGAGATTGCTCCTCAGACATGAGGTTTCAGGAGCACTGAGTGTCCATGGGGGTGCTTGGAAGAGTTGTGGAGGCTTTACAGCAAAGAGCTTTGGGCTGAACCATGACAATTTCCTAGCTTCTGCCCTCTGGTCTTACATTTGGGCAGAATACCAGCTGGTGTTTTAAACAAGCATTGTTTATCAGATAAAAATGGTGAGAGGCCAGAACTGGTTCACAGTGGTGTTCCTGCTTCTTGAAGGACGGCTACTAAACTGAAAAGGTGGCTACCTAGAGGGTGGTGTGCGCAGTATGTCTGCTGCTGAAGGTGGCATCTGAGCTCTGATGGGGGTAAAAGGATGGGACCTATTACTCTCTGGTACTGATGAACATGCTGCGGTTTCCATTCCTGTACCTTGAGCACATCTGTTAATCATCTCTTTGTGAAGTGCAATGCTGGTTCAGGAAAGAGAGCACTTCTGGCTTTATCATTCTCCAGGGGATGGTTATGCATCTCCCTTTCTAGCCGATTTTTAGCTGTCTCTAACATGTaatcaaaatacagaaatattatgAAGAGTTTTTAGAGCTTGTTAGGATCACTTCTGTGTCAGATCTTGGAAAGAATATGACAACTAAACCAGGAGAAGTTTATATTGTATATAAGGACAAagttttactgtgagggtagtgaggcactggaacaggttgtccagagaagtggtgaatgctccattcctagcagtgttcaaggctaggttggacagagccttgggtgacatggtctactgtgaggtgtccctgcccatggcaaggggttggaactagatgatcttaaggtcctttccaacccaaaccattctatgacagGAGTAGTTTCTAGTGTGGTCAGAGTGGAATATCCACTTTGCAAAGGGCCAGTGCCTTGGTTTGCTTTGAGACCTTTGAGGAGATGCAAAGGTGATCAGTGGCACTTTCCTAATCCTTTTGCCTCCCTGTAGGGTCAGAAGCCAGGTCTGCAGGTGGTCTTAGGGCAGCCATCTCACACCATATTCATACTGTCTTTCTCAGCATCTCCAAACCAACAGCCCTTCTTCCTCAGTGGTTTCCACAAACGGTCCCTGAAAATTGGTGCTTCTGGCAAAGGAGCGTGTGTGGAAAAAGGTACCCTCCCAGCACGTTCCACACACCAGCTTCCAGCCCCTCTCAGGAAGAGAGCAGACCCCAGAGCAGCTCTACCAGCCAGGGCCTGTGGTCACTCCTCCTCTACCTGCAGGTCACGGAACAGATGATGAGCTTTCCAGGGAAAACAGGAGGGGGAAGAGCATCAACACGTATGAGTGTTGGAACTGGCATTCATCTAATACCTGGGGATCACTGCTCCAGGGAGCAAGCTTCACTGTGCTATCACACATAGCTGCTGTAGAGGCAAAGACCTGATCCCTGTTTTAACTTATGGGCAGTTGTGTGCTGATTCATCTGGTAAAGCTGAGTCACGAGCACCACTTCCTGCAACACTCGGGGTTTCCTTTGGAGgtccctggtgctgctgagtGCTCTGGGGCCCTCCACCCACCATCAGGCTGTGAAACTTGGCTGCTAGTGAAGCTGGCTTGTGTCCCCA
The sequence above is a segment of the Lathamus discolor isolate bLatDis1 chromosome 1, bLatDis1.hap1, whole genome shotgun sequence genome. Coding sequences within it:
- the MRTFA gene encoding myocardin-related transcription factor A isoform X4 → MLDKAKTLQPAYAGIVPLAETVSKQGKSYSSTYQDSYHSLREVLQLKLQQRRTREELVSQGIMPPLKSPAAFHEQRRSLERARTEDYLKRKIRSRPERSELVRMHILEETSAEPSLQAKQLKLKRARLADDLNEKIAQRPGPMELVEKNILPVESSLKEAIIVGQVNYPKVADNSSFDEDSSDALSPEQPASHESQGSVPSPMDSRICEPLPSTTGTSLAQGTSQLQINADSSETLFLPEQPPPPLPPPPLLPPSLTNGAALTAAKPPPTLIKQSQPKSASEKSQRSKKAKELKPKVKKLKYHQYIPPDQKQDKGAPPMDSSYAKILQQQQLFLQLQILNQQQQHYNYQTILPAPPKPPGEQQSGASVPAVRSLSATVSSASSVSSGSSGLMRQNSNAAVGKPGPLPANLDEMKVAELKQELKLRALPVSGTKTDLIERLRAYQEQNSAAGQTTPTPKPSTAAVLPKAAEVVVAFPAARLSTGPALVTTGIAPAEVVVATVTGGGVMKFGSTGSTPPVSPTPSERSQMSTGDENSATGDTFGEMVTSPLTQLTLQASPVQFLVKEESSKSASCSVNAAPRSERCSTGNSKDAEVRDKDQMLQEKDKQIEELTRMLKQKQQLVEMLRLQLEQEKRSQQSLPAPAAAGEGAALASTPVAFGIQVKSENGFLSCQSAKQSCGQTDQFSPAPTASQMDTSNPSPVPKKAVMVKQEVPAAEAEPPCQSHSPRLFLGQQGSSLSDLIKGSPPPTLITDSTGTHIVLTVTKQSAERQGLSPHGKAGSSCPTLQKVQSSPAKTSSQPPCQLPASTPQQPTQQQKQPQQPRGLNQSVRKPSSQPGSPAAPSPSQMDLEQQQHTSLFGTSPSPLSVPSVPMKEPPGYEEAMKQQPKAQENGCSSQQMDDLFDILIESGEISADFKDQSSPAGKDPPVAPACSPPPSSHHSSELAVPVSLGQPVPVGRLEDFLESSTGLPLLTAGHDGPEPLSLIDDLHSEMLSSSAILDHPPSPMDTSELHFAHEPSGGIALDLAEANLDSMDWLELPGGPVMSLAPLSTAAPSLFSTDFLDGHDLQLHWDSCL
- the MRTFA gene encoding myocardin-related transcription factor A isoform X3, coding for MPPLKSPAAFHEQRRSLERARTEDYLKRKIRSRPERSELVRMHILEETSAEPSLQAKQLKLKRARLADDLNEKIAQRPGPMELVEKNILPVESSLKEAIIVGQVNYPKVADNSSFDEDSSDALSPEQPASHESQGSVPSPMDSRICEPLPSTTGTSLAQGTSQLQINADSSETLFLPEQPPPPLPPPPLLPPSLTNGAALTAAKPPPTLIKQSQPKSASEKSQRSKKAKELKPKVKKLKYHQYIPPDQKQDKGAPPMDSSYAKILQQQQLFLQLQILNQQQQHYNYQTILPAPPKPPGEQQSGASVPAVRSLSATVSSASSVSSGSSGLMRQNSNAAVGKPGPLPANLDEMKVAELKQELKLRALPVSGTKTDLIERLRAYQEQNSAAGQTTPTPKPSTAAVLPKAAEVVVAFPAARLSTGPALVTTGIAPAEVVVATVTGGGVMKFGSTGSTPPVSPTPSERSQMSTGDENSATGDTFGEMVTSPLTQLTLQASPVQFLVKEESSKSASCSVNAAPRSERCSTGNSKDAEVRDKDQMLQEKDKQIEELTRMLKQKQQLVEMLRLQLEQEKRSQQSLPAPAAAGEGAALASTPVAFGIQVKSENGFLSCQSAKQSCGQTDQFSPAPTASQMDTSNPSPVPKKAVMVKQEVPAAEAEPPCQSHSPRLFLGQQGSSLSDLIKGSPPPTLITDSTGTHIVLTVTKQSAERQGLSPHGKAGSSCPTLQKVQSSPAKTSSQPPCQLPASTPQQPTQQQKQPQQPRGLNQSVRKPSSQPGSPAAPSPSQMDLEQQQHTSLFGTSPSPLSVPSVPMKEPPGYEEAMKQQPKAQENGCSSQQMDDLFDILIESGEISADFKDQSSPAGKDPPVAPACSPPPSSHHSSELAVPVSLGQPVPVGRLEDFLESSTGLPLLTAGHDGPEPLSLIDDLHSEMLSSSAILDHPPSPMDTSELHFAHEPSGGIALDLAEANLDSMDWLELPGGPVMSLAPLSTAAPSLFSTDFLDGHDLQLHWDSCL
- the MRTFA gene encoding myocardin-related transcription factor A isoform X1, with the protein product MTLLESEMQMTTLQSVLQLKLQQRRTREELVSQGIMPPLKSPAAFHEQRRSLERARTEDYLKRKIRSRPERSELVRMHILEETSAEPSLQAKQLKLKRARLADDLNEKIAQRPGPMELVEKNILPVESSLKEAIIVGQVNYPKVADNSSFDEDSSDALSPEQPASHESQGSVPSPMDSRICEPLPSTTGTSLAQGTSQLQINADSSETLFLPEQPPPPLPPPPLLPPSLTNGAALTAAKPPPTLIKQSQPKSASEKSQRSKKAKELKPKVKKLKYHQYIPPDQKQDKGAPPMDSSYAKILQQQQLFLQLQILNQQQQHYNYQTILPAPPKPPGEQQSGASVPAVRSLSATVSSASSVSSGSSGLMRQNSNAAVGKPGPLPANLDEMKVAELKQELKLRALPVSGTKTDLIERLRAYQEQNSAAGQTTPTPKPSTAAVLPKAAEVVVAFPAARLSTGPALVTTGIAPAEVVVATVTGGGVMKFGSTGSTPPVSPTPSERSQMSTGDENSATGDTFGEMVTSPLTQLTLQASPVQFLVKEESSKSASCSVNAAPRSERCSTGNSKDAEVRDKDQMLQEKDKQIEELTRMLKQKQQLVEMLRLQLEQEKRSQQSLPAPAAAGEGAALASTPVAFGIQVKSENGFLSCQSAKQSCGQTDQFSPAPTASQMDTSNPSPVPKKAVMVKQEVPAAEAEPPCQSHSPRLFLGQQGSSLSDLIKGSPPPTLITDSTGTHIVLTVTKQSAERQGLSPHGKAGSSCPTLQKVQSSPAKTSSQPPCQLPASTPQQPTQQQKQPQQPRGLNQSVRKPSSQPGSPAAPSPSQMDLEQQQHTSLFGTSPSPLSVPSVPMKEPPGYEEAMKQQPKAQENGCSSQQMDDLFDILIESGEISADFKDQSSPAGKDPPVAPACSPPPSSHHSSELAVPVSLGQPVPVGRLEDFLESSTGLPLLTAGHDGPEPLSLIDDLHSEMLSSSAILDHPPSPMDTSELHFAHEPSGGIALDLAEANLDSMDWLELPGGPVMSLAPLSTAAPSLFSTDFLDGHDLQLHWDSCL
- the MRTFA gene encoding myocardin-related transcription factor A isoform X2; translation: MLDKAKTLQPAYAGIVPLAETVSKQGKSYSSTYQDSYHSLREVLQLKLQQRRTREELVSQGIMPPLKSPAAFHEQRRSLERARTEDYLKRKIRSRPERSELVRMHILEETSAEPSLQAKQLKLKRARLADDLNEKIAQRPGPMELVEKNILPVESSLKEAIIVGQVNYPKVADNSSFDEDSSDALSPEQPASHESQGSVPSPMDSRICEPLPSTTGTSLAQGTSQLQINADSSETLFLPEQPPPPLPPPPLLPPSLTNGAALTAAKPPPTLIKQSQPKSASEKSQRSKKAKELKPKVKKLKYHQYIPPDQKQDKGAPPMDSSYAKILQQQQLFLQLQILNQQQQHYNYQTILPAPPKPPGEQQSGASVPAVRSLSATVSSASSVSSGSSGLMRQNSNAAVGKPGPLPANLDEMKVAELKQELKLRALPVSGTKTDLIERLRAYQEQNSAAGQTTPTPKPSTAAVLPKAAEVVVAFPAARLSTGPALVTTGIAPAEVVVATVTGGGVMKFGSTGSTPPVSPTPSERSQMSTGDENSATGDTFGEMVTSPLTQLTLQASPVQFLVKEESSKSASCSVNAAPRSERCSTGNSKDAEVRDKDQMLQEKDKQIEELTRMLKQKQQLVEMLRLQLEQEKRSQQSLPAPAAAGEGAALASTPVAFGIQVKSENGFLSCQSAKQSCGQTDQFSPAPTASQMDTSNPSPVPKKAVMVKQEVPAAEAEPPCQSHSPRLFLGQQGSSLSDLIKGSPPPTLITDSTGTHIVLTVTKQSAERQGLSPHGKAGSSCPTLQKVQSSPAKTSSQPPCQLPASTPQQPTQQQKQPQQPRGLNQSVRKENGCSSQQMDDLFDILIESGEISADFKDQSSPAGKDPPVAPACSPPPSSHHSSELAVPVSLGQPVPVGRLEDFLESSTGLPLLTAGHDGPEPLSLIDDLHSEMLSSSAILDHPPSPMDTSELHFAHEPSGGIALDLAEANLDSMDWLELPGGPVMSLAPLSTAAPSLFSTDFLDGHDLQLHWDSCL